In Stieleria varia, one genomic interval encodes:
- a CDS encoding RNA polymerase sigma factor, translated as MNTSHPTDDSSAGTSASLVQRVRSNDANAWQRLVDLYGPLIFTWACRGGLSPEDAADVMQEVFASVARAIKRFDPAAEGRFRGWLWTITRNKIHDHFRRASPQGAQGLNATGGDTALRMLNQLPEHWDDDSSAATRNDVLALYHRAMQLIRNDFESQTWQAFWMAVVEERTTDEIARSLGMSTNSVRQAKSRVLRRLKQELSDAR; from the coding sequence ATGAACACTTCTCATCCCACGGACGACTCATCGGCAGGCACTTCGGCTTCTTTGGTTCAGCGTGTGCGATCCAACGACGCCAACGCTTGGCAACGTTTGGTTGATCTTTATGGTCCGCTGATTTTCACGTGGGCCTGTCGAGGCGGGCTGTCACCCGAGGATGCCGCCGACGTCATGCAAGAAGTTTTTGCGTCAGTGGCTAGGGCGATCAAGAGATTCGATCCGGCAGCAGAAGGCCGATTTCGAGGCTGGCTGTGGACGATCACCCGCAACAAGATTCACGATCATTTCCGCCGTGCTTCACCACAGGGTGCCCAAGGGCTCAATGCCACCGGGGGAGACACCGCGCTGCGAATGCTGAATCAACTTCCCGAGCACTGGGACGACGACAGCTCCGCGGCGACTCGCAATGACGTGCTGGCGCTGTACCACCGTGCGATGCAGTTGATCCGAAATGATTTTGAGTCCCAGACTTGGCAGGCCTTTTGGATGGCCGTCGTCGAGGAACGGACGACGGACGAGATCGCTCGTTCACTGGGAATGTCGACCAATAGCGTAAGGCAAGCAAAATCGCGTGTTTTGCGACGTTTGAAGCAAGAACTGTCCGACGCCAGGTGA